In Chitinophaga sp. HK235, a single window of DNA contains:
- a CDS encoding vitamin K epoxide reductase family protein yields the protein MLKSLHVNFTDNGLSEALENHVDYPSLLSLKDTIFGYGIESAAIEKGQHSYEEFETPFICSVQQEGWPVAHFIIVTDAADGHITYLDPVTDKPQQITVGEFEKIDKHIILLLDTSAARHEAGFAENRKRQQRDYLVKRIPVWLALAAILFSAGYMLTHPAGTPTWCGIGFLLTSFFGLAVSSLLIWNEIDAHNPFIKEVCGGNSKKVSCNAVLSSSGASFMGVNWSVWGFAFFAAFFTAQVLFPGNTSLMLIWSALSLVAAPYILFSVYYQWRVIKQWCPLCLAVQVVLGLNALIAGTYLSDSPVFLDGIEWYHIVITLLTGIIFLFLTSFIIPELRNARDSRSYEKKWKNLRYNPEIFQALLDKSDKITIPPDDLGILVGNPDASTEIIKVCNPYCGPCSRAHPELEQIINNNPDIKLRIIFTASGEDSDEKSAPVAHLLAIQQKFGREKVHHALDDWYLASKKDYTAFAGKYPMNGELKEQKEKMAAMRNWCNVMKIRATPTIFINGSELPDGYRVNELKNFF from the coding sequence TCCTTCACTGCTTTCCCTGAAGGACACGATTTTCGGATACGGCATTGAATCTGCTGCCATAGAAAAAGGACAGCATAGTTATGAGGAATTTGAAACGCCTTTTATCTGCTCGGTACAGCAGGAAGGTTGGCCTGTTGCGCATTTCATCATAGTAACGGATGCTGCAGACGGCCATATAACATACCTCGATCCGGTTACAGACAAACCGCAGCAAATAACTGTCGGAGAGTTTGAAAAAATAGATAAGCATATTATCCTGTTGCTCGATACATCCGCTGCCAGACATGAAGCAGGATTTGCGGAGAACAGAAAAAGACAACAGCGCGATTATCTGGTGAAAAGAATTCCTGTATGGCTGGCATTGGCCGCTATACTTTTTTCTGCCGGCTATATGCTGACACATCCCGCCGGAACACCCACCTGGTGCGGAATCGGATTCCTGTTAACTTCCTTCTTCGGACTGGCAGTTTCTTCGCTGCTGATCTGGAATGAGATAGATGCACATAATCCTTTTATTAAAGAAGTATGTGGTGGCAACAGTAAAAAAGTAAGCTGCAATGCAGTGTTATCATCTTCAGGCGCATCTTTTATGGGTGTTAACTGGTCTGTATGGGGCTTTGCTTTCTTCGCGGCTTTCTTCACGGCACAGGTGCTCTTTCCCGGTAATACCAGCCTGATGCTGATATGGTCAGCGCTTTCGCTAGTGGCGGCTCCTTACATTCTTTTCTCTGTTTACTATCAGTGGAGAGTGATAAAGCAATGGTGCCCGCTTTGTCTGGCAGTACAGGTGGTGCTGGGTCTCAATGCACTGATTGCAGGTACTTATCTGTCTGACAGTCCCGTATTCCTTGACGGTATTGAGTGGTATCATATAGTTATTACGTTGTTGACAGGAATTATCTTCCTTTTCCTGACCAGCTTCATTATACCGGAACTCCGGAATGCCCGCGACAGTAGGAGCTATGAAAAGAAATGGAAAAACCTCAGATATAACCCTGAGATATTTCAGGCATTGCTGGACAAAAGCGATAAGATTACTATTCCACCGGACGATCTGGGTATCCTGGTAGGTAATCCGGATGCTTCCACCGAAATCATCAAAGTCTGCAACCCTTACTGCGGGCCTTGTTCCCGGGCACATCCTGAGCTGGAACAGATCATCAATAACAATCCGGATATAAAACTGCGCATCATATTTACAGCATCGGGAGAAGACAGCGATGAAAAAAGTGCGCCGGTGGCTCATCTGCTGGCTATTCAGCAAAAGTTTGGCAGGGAAAAAGTACATCATGCGCTTGATGACTGGTATCTGGCTTCCAAAAAGGATTACACGGCATTCGCCGGCAAATATCCAATGAACGGGGAGCTGAAGGAACAAAAAGAAAAAATGGCAGCGATGCGCAACTGGTGCAATGTGATGAAGATCCGCGCAACGCCGACAATATTTATCAATGGCAGTGAGCTGCCAGATGGTTATCGTGTCAATGAACTAAAGAACTTTTTCTAG